Proteins encoded together in one Quercus lobata isolate SW786 chromosome 3, ValleyOak3.0 Primary Assembly, whole genome shotgun sequence window:
- the LOC115982041 gene encoding non-functional NADPH-dependent codeinone reductase 2-like, which produces MGNHPEIPVDSTGKTIPVIGFGTAEYPFGASFETLRDSLLHAIKLGYRHFDSAALYQSEQPLGEAIDDALNLGLIKSRDELFITSKLWCSDAHHDCVLPAIQKTLKNLKLEYMDLYLLHWPVSVKPGEYELPVKKKDLLPIDIKSVWEAMEECQKLGLAKSIGVSNFSCKKLETLLATAKIPPAVNQVEMNPLWQQKKLREFCENKGIRITAYSPLGAKGTLWGTNWVMECEVLKQIAEATGKTIAQICIRWVYEQGVSVLVKSFNKDRMKENLDIFGWKLSPEDLEKISQIPQRKGFPGLEFISEEGPYKSLSELWDGEI; this is translated from the exons ATGGGTAACCATCCAGAAATCCCTGTAGACTCAACTGGAAAGACCATTCCAGTTATAGGCTTTGGCACAGCCGAATATCCTTTCGGAGCCTCCTTTGAGACTCTGAGAGATTCTCTTCTCCATGCAATCAAACTGGGATATCGACACTTTGATTCGGCTGCTCTTTACCAGTCTGAGCAGCCTCTTGGGGAAGCCATAGATGATGCTTTAAACCTTGGCTTAATCAAATCCAGAGACGAGCTGTTTATCACTTCCAAGCTTTGGTGCAGCGATGCTCACCACGATTGTGTCTTGCCTGCAATACAAAAAACACTCAA GAATCTGAAGTTGGAGTACATGGATCTTTATCTCCTTCACTGGCCAGTAAGTGTGAAGCCAGGGGAATATGAGCTGCCTGTAAAAAAGAAAGACCTGCTTCCTATAGATATCAAGTCTGTATGGGAAGCTATGGAGGAGTGTCAAAAGCTTGGCCTGGCCAAATCAATTGGTGTAAGCAACTTCTCATGCAAAAAGCTTGAAACGTTACTGGCCACAGCCAAGATCCCTCCAGCAGTCAATCAA gtggagatgaacCCACTTTGGCAACAGAAGAAGCTGAGAGAGTTTTGTGAAAACAAGGGTATACGTATCACTGCTTATTCACCCTTGGGAGCCAAAGGAACACTGTGGGGAACAAACTGGGTAATGGAATGTGAGGTGCTAAAACAGATTGCTGAGGCAACAGGGAAAACTATTGCACAG ATTTGTATAAGATGGGTTTATGAGCAAGGGGTGAGTGTGCTTGTGAAGAGCTTTAACAAGGATAGGATGAAAGAGAACCTTGACATATTCGGCTGGAAACTGAGCCCAGAGGACTTAGAGAAGATAAGTCAAATTCCACAGCGTAAAGGATTTCCTGGCCTTGAATTCATATCTGAAGAAGGCCCCTACAAGTCTCTTTCGGAGCTTTGGGATGgagaaatttag